In the genome of Rhopalosiphum padi isolate XX-2018 chromosome 1, ASM2088224v1, whole genome shotgun sequence, the window GTCCCGCCGCCTTCCGCGCGCGGAGATCGTCTCGGACGGCGGACGAGAAGCGCGTGCGCCGTCCGTACAACGACATAACATAATACCGTCCAGGTGAAAATCaacgtacttataatatattatgtgggcACAGTCCacgtacgttatattatatgtctcGGTTAATTGTACGAAAAAGACACGACTTACTCGGACGTTGTGCCCGGctgtaattaaattacaaaaatccgGCGGGTTCGCAttggcacacacacacacacaacgtcGTCGGTACAGATCTGGTGACGCGAGCGCCGTAGCGCAATAAGACGAGAATCGGTTACAAACGAATTGTTTGAAAATGTACTGCTTACAATCGGAATAGTCAAATCGAGCCGAATATATCATCCGCGGGCCATTCGTCGGTTCTTATTGGAAAATTGTTTTAGATAGGTATCCTGCGATGTAACTGTGTAGTTATTACTACCCCGATTGACGGTTTGCTAAAAATATGATTCTGCAAAATGTGTGTGGTGACTCCtaattgtaaatgtttttacaaGAGTGTTTTTACTGTTGCCAATGAGGTGCTGGTGAATGTAGCCTTTGTCATATTAcataacaaacaatattattattacgtgttattcgttaggtacctatttctactctttgaattttaaaatatacttttctaATTCCCATATAActtacttttatacatttaaatgttttaataaatgttatttcttcggttttttttttattttgtaaatcaatctgttttttttttttcaatttgtttcaaaaatagctaatttagttattattaaactattctaTAACTATAGATGCGTTTAACTTCTTACAAAATCTAAAACATTTAAGTTCTtgcatatagtttaaaatattcataattatttaatgatttattttataaataaaatctatgaaTTCAATGAGCTCAGATAcagtttttactaattatatattgtaattgtactGTAGTGCCTACTGTGTTTCTTTAATAGTTGACAAaacattttcgaattttttttatgaaaagggttctatactttatataatgtaatagtataaacaataataatatgtggttttgttttaggaaaaaaataaataataaatatactttgagTTATTTAGTTGATGAATGATGATGTCCTCATACAAGGCCAACAAACTGTTAGACAAACTTGAAACTTCTTTATTCCTGATGATGATGAAGTTGTATACCTACTTACACAAGCATAAGCTCTTAAGTAAAGAACAAACCTattaaataaccataaaaaaaataaattggtctgtctaaaataatattttgtcaaaaacaaaaatatgaattctGAGATTTAAAAAAGGATACAAATTCTACACAATCTTCTATGGtaacttaaaaaacaaaaacaactaataataaatatatccaaATAATCTAACACTTAAAATAAAGGTAGAGAAAAGGCATCGTTGTAAGTATAATAGTTATGCATAACTTTACAGCGGActgtattgaatattaataagtaaagtGAAAggcaaaaaaatgtacaatttgcATGGGAAATGAgcataaaatttattcaaataattgtattatatattttaaagtaggtatcaaatctaatataataaaattatttttttcacttattagTTTAACAATCTGATTTCTATTTGTTCCACTTTTACCAAATACTCGTGAATACTGTTGCAAGTCatggaaaaattaaatcaaaggaaattttgaaaaaaaaaacattctggtaataattataaaagtaacaacaattcaaatcatttaaatacatttttaaattctaagcaTAGCGATGTTAAAtgtgaatgtattgattttacaataaactgtaaattgcattatttttcttttaattgttaatataggTAGGTCATCACTCGCATCACATTCTGGATTAGTAAAAATGCcacaattttcaactttgagaatGATTTCTATTTCGATATGATGAATGATAAATATGTTCAAGTTCTAACCTCGaaaaaattggatattttataaacaattatatcaccatacctaattatttttttttaatatatatattattttgttgtaatttaaaaaacattactcAGAACTTTGTAAGGACTTGAAACGTTTTGTCATTagtcaatacatatattattaatttttatacactaTGCATTTTTcagattagttttattttgtatttatatcatgATCCTATTTACACTGTTCTACTATACATCAGTATTGACTAGagtctaatataatttataacagttagttatataatataaaataatattataatataataattactattcaacataatattatgcaattatttttgtaaaaaataaatttagcctACCTTAGTAAAGAaagaagaaataataaaaatagaacataaaaataaaacactaacaatagagaaaataatatttatattaattgaaagaGTTGTTAAGATTGTATTCTGAATTAATATTAGCAAAATAATTGGCTTAATTtcctttaacaattatattatatggtgttttaattgtttaatttacattcaGCTTACATTATACAAGTTATCATATACGAACAATAAGCAAGTATAAGATAACAATCCTGAATCACATTAAAACTACGATCTGATCGTGTTAATCAAGTTCCTGGTCGACATGATATGTCATGATTCCAAAATAAAAGATGTATCATAGGTAaaggtaattgttttttttattaaaaacacactACATTATGTactcatatttttcaaaaaaaattatacatatgtatatatataatttatattaatacaaactaATTAAGTTATATCGTACAttttacagaatattataaattaatatgaagatATGTAGTGCGTACGtacgaattttataatattattgttaaaaaaattattaacattaaaaacataataatataccgattCCGTCTTAAAATTCGATGtcaattttggtaaaaaaaaaaaaaaatattaaacatcacatacaatatcataatatattcagtGTTAGAATATCAcctcaatattattgtatataatattattatctatgcgCGTGGAAACGAGTTATGGTCGCTATATAAATTCAAGAAATGTATACAACATTGTGATAGCCGTTTCGAGCAGCGTTACAGCGTCTCGTACAGTGTGTGTTCATAGAGAAATAAAGCGGATTAGAGAACTTTGTAATGATTTTTCGGCAACGCTTTTTATTTACGTAAATCGGTTATAGTTTTACGTTTCAACAGTCGTACACCGGAATCCGCTCTCCTCGCGGACGGGCTgcaaccaccaccaccacagCCACCGCGATCTGTGTCCGTTACGGTCGTTCGGAAAAATAACAGTGACGTTAATTATGGCTATTGACACAAACCAACCGTCGTCCAACCCCGCAGGTGAACAACGACAACGAACACCGTCatgttctatattatatcaCTCTATGCGCGTCTGCCGTCTTTgaccatattataacataataatataaataatataatatattatgcgataGGTACACAAATATGACGATGATCCATTGTGAcggatatacaataatataatgttttatggtTGTCATTATTATGCATCAATTACGGtactatttattcaatttattatgcaCATCGTCGTACGCGAAGGTGTACCAACAGTTCAAAACAATAAACACGTACTCACACGCGTCCCCATACCGACGACCATAATAACAGTAATGtacccaatataatatattatattatattataatacaacaacagttgatatattattgtcgtgtatatgtattagaaaaatgtttttgtttcgGCGGAACAGCACGTTGCAGCGGACGGGCTAAAGGCAATAATTTTGTCGTTTGCGCTCCGGGCCGCGATGAGCAGCAGCTGCAGCTGTCGTCGTCGTCCGCCGGCCACGCGACTCGACCGGAAACCTTTCGTGGCCACCGGACCGcggcgacgacgatgacgacgacgacgatggcgTTTATTACGACTCGTTCTTCCGCCGACCTTTACGTGCCGCCGAGACGTTCGCCGCCTACGCCTCTACCACTTCCACCGTCGTTTTCCCGTCCGCCACGCGTGCACcgcgcacacatacacacacacatacaataataacacattatattattatacaatagattATCAGATGACAGTCTATAGACGAAGACTGGTTCCGCTCCGGGCATTTCCGACGGAAGTAGTTTTTATGTTACACATAGTAATACCCACCTATAATaccgtatataaataatattgtatataataggcATGTACGCGAAAACAGCACCTCCTCAATAACCCTTTTACGGCGCTACTGAAATTAAAACGTGAGTTTTTGCTGTCGGTTTTCGAATTAACTTTtttcgaatatataatatactccgGGGCCATGACCAATGCGCAAGCATATTCCCAAATTCGCACGACAGTCCTTCccctttaaaattatgttaaaattaaattacatatatggAAATGGTCAGCAACATGCGTTGCATCTCTTTAGACCTCATTATAaatcttttttcatttttacatcgattctaaatttttaaacacacaatacgcatattatatactatctatataataaacgaTGATACGTATAAAGATCAAATTGGTTAATTTTTTGAGCAAATCGATCGGCTCTGtgaataattaagtttataaattataatagtatacataatagcCGTAATTTTTATGGATCCGGTCATTATTTCGCCTTAAAAAAACCCGCATATAAACAACGCCACTGCATCAGGGCATCCATCATTATGTGTGCGGTAATCGGTGTCGCGCTGAGCTCGTcgtccaataataataatgttattattatttggtcgacgacgacgacgatacgGTGCAGTTAATATCGATCTTCCACCGCCGCGATGATAATAATGCAATTTTCTCAAGTCCGGCCGCAAAAAATCGTACGTCGCCCGTGACGACCATCGGTttggcgtatattattatatcgtacagACGTCGTAGGCCAACTGCATTTACAGCGCAACGACTTTGAATAACAGcgagaaaataacaaaaaaaaaaaccgctctCGAACCACCGACGCAACGCACACGACTCGCGGACAACACgtcgttttttataataatcaattagcCGTCGCCCGTAACTCCGATCGACACGCGACCGCCGAGCGAAAATCGCGATGACCGACGGCAAGTCTAAACGCGCCGCGCCGTTGGAGGACCCGCAGCTCAACACCAACTTTACGTACAACTTGGACTCGTGCGTGGTGCAGGCGTCGCGGGACGACAGGGACACGACGCCCAGCGGACAGGGCGTGGTGGAACGCGTGTGGATCACGAGCCGGCCGCCGAGAATGGGCCACGGCGTCGAGCCGACGGTCAGCGCGCGGCGTGCGTACGTGATGCTCACCCACGTGCAGGGCCAGATGATCGACACCGGCGAGATGGTCTGCAAAAAGGTGTGCACGATGGGCGGCGGCAAGGACGACGCGGTCAACACGGCCGCCGCCGCCAACCCCAACAAACAGGCTTCGCAGTGTCCCCGCGGTCAGCCGTGCGACTGACGGGACCGTCCGATGACCGGCCCCCCCACCGCAATACCCTAAACGGTATATATGATAACGGATACATTTATAGGGTGTGCGAGTGCTTAAATTAGAAGCTGTTGTGCAATGCAGTCGAGATTTTAATAAACgagaaataaaactttaaacgaCCCATatcttattatagtaatataataaagtaaacgaTAATATACCAACGATTGACATTGCTCAAAGCTGGATGTGTAAAAACATTGTTTATGTTCAAACAATTGAGGTTTAGTCGAAAGGGTCCAATCTACTATATTGTTTTTGCTTCGAACCcaaaatagtgaaaaaaaatatcggtgtatacaaacataataaataggCATGTTCGAAGTATTtatcgtaatttaaaataatacctattcaatatttaaccGACTTGTAATTATACGTTTTCAATTACcaaatttagtaaattaattttctataacttAAAGGTTTTTAATCATCTTGGGTTTGAACGACGGTGATATAAATACGATCAAtgctttaaatattcaaaaactcaACTGTGCAAAAcactttaaataacaaataaatacaatttaattacgtatattaaatattcaaaaaataatgatggtaaataataaatataaaaaataaaatctttataatttataatctctAACCACCtggttattgtaatatatattatgaagattacaatatattttatatcataccaTACGATATGTAAATAGTCTATAGCCGTGATTATCATAACGAATGTTCCAGCATAGCGCACAGTGGTTGTTGTGCATTATAGTGGTTTTGCGAATATTTTGGTTTTCATAAACATCGATGACATTATTTATGGTTTAGTGAGAggttttgttttaagtttttttaaattaaatctataagAACAAGCCGTTAATCGTATTGGATTTTATTTAcagcacacatattataatatacgactgtacgattaaataaaataaaaagataattgACCTATGATTTGACTCGTTTGACGTATGCGCgtggtatataatatcaaatattatttaataatataatttgcccACAAACTCGTTTCTCATAGTgacgaataaaatatacctgCATTTACGAGTGATTTTGGCACGCATATCAACGTGCGTTTAGCAGACATGAGCACATTTTTAGATCCGTTCACGGAGTTCCCGGCGGAGTGCACTTTTGCACTGTTCGCACTATATTGTTTCTAGATCGCCCGCCAAAACGTGAAAAGCGCGACAAAGACACACACggtcgtcataatattatacaacacaatatattataaatactcatCATGTGCGCGTCGCCGGACTGTGGTCGTCAGCCCGTGacagcgtgtgtgtgtgtgtgtgtacgcataatgctatacaacaatatataatataatattgtaatattgttttcttatGCGAACGAATTATTACGTGGATAACACACCCCCACAATAATAAAGGCGCCATATGTCCCGCAGAAGGGGGTATTAGCACCTTGTGCTTTTTCCCATAGAAGAAAACcgtatcacacacacacacatacgataATAGCATTGCAACCTTTGGTCGTCGTCGCGCCATGTGTCTTATACGCGGCCGATAATgaccaaaaataaaaacgtaaagaACACatcgcgcgcacacacacacacacacacacacacacacactcgcgaTACACCGGAATTTGCCGGGCCAATGATTCGCCGGCAGGTGCCAAAGGGTCTTCCACTTCtgctatatacacatatatacatatttatatatatatatatgttcgtCGCGTATATCATACTATTAGCGGTAGTTATACTACTACCACGGTATACGCGCGGTCCGCAGTGCGCCGACGGCACAAGAGTTCCGCACAGTTGACTTCTGGAAGGAACTACGGTGAGTGGCCGTGCCGAAAACACCCGGCCGCCGTGGCAAAAGCTCTATGTGCGTTGCATCGACGATGACGACGGCTGCGTCTTCCGACTGTGTATTACAATTCCTACACCACCTACGTACTtagagtatatgtatatataaacattttatattgcatacacatcgtttttttttttatattattgtattgtagttATTTTGCCGGGTGGAAGTTTATTAGTtacgtattacaatatattatacaatataaattacgcTCACATGTCTTGTATTTTCTGCgtttttactctttttttttttttacattaaaataataatatacgtgtgtATACCGTGATCGCATtccgtttttttgttttttttttttaagttctgaCTTAGGAATATATTCATAGAAAAGTAGCGCATGGTATACTACATGGCTACaccaaatttcaattttatttctatacattacctatattatcagttatgagtttatgacacaCAACGAGTATTGGAACTGCATGCAGGCATTgtagttttcaataaaattattaaaaaattactcgCTCTCACACATATGGATATAGTGATTAGGATATAgcgtcatttttattattaaataactgaaTAGTTTATtccctaaaataattaatttaataatttttttttttatttaatgcatgACTCAATGCAACATGAAATacagttaataaaaacatattagttctactaatttactaatttacattttttttacacgtgaaaattataaataaaaaaatacattttattatcgtacaacatattgtatacaattatacaaaatatattatatacaaatcgtagtaatatatataaacataaaacaatgtatatagttatgcaattatatagtacttaatatattatattataatataaaaaaaaccatatattatgtttgactaatataattgtataataatagtatgagaTAACATAGActcaatattcaaatattatgcctatacctacttttttaaaactaaatgatTGAAACTTGAAAACAAAAAGGTGAGCAAGTTGGTACCGCTCTGCTATATGCTACAATTATAAATGTCGTGAAAGAGATACAaattaatgtgttaaatttgattaaaattatgaacaatattgtaatacagtAGAATCCGCTTATTTGGGACACTACATAAAGGGGACAACCGCTTAATAGGGACAGATATTTGCATAGTTCGGAAAGAATGTAtcggtttattatttatattcggtTAATTGGGACAGTCGGATAATGGGGACAAATAGGTCACCACCCAACGTGTCCCAATTAAGCGGATTCTACTATATGTATACGAAATCCAATTCTGAGCAGTGAGCAGAGAtgtcagcctatatcactaagtagATTTcatgaaaagttttttttttatattgctattaaagtaatttattttattattaatattccgggaagttaatataatttttttgaaaacattgcatttactatacttattattaatattaaattatcataatgatatatgtttgtatattattttttattatattgttattgcattttaattataGGAATAGCATAATTGtattcacgaaaaaaaaaattcgaaaaagttaattttttactatataagtattttgaTGACACCTGTTGATagacattaattatttcatgcattttatattttacataattttacggAGTAAGAAGttttgtgtgtattatataactaaGCTTATTACATGTTCATGGGTGTGCTATGTAttacattcataaaaataaaatttcaaaaatgttaattttttcttGGAAGATGCTAAATGTAATTTTGATCAGGCAAAGAAAGAAGTtgcatacaaattttaaaaatgggtTTAAATGTTCACTGCAATAGTACGGTTTATCCTTGaaaaaaacaagtttaaaaagttaatttttactattgaaGTATGCTGGACAGACCTGTTGATGATTATTGTTTccgtgtattatttatatatcgtgTGTAgtgaaaatttgaacttcaaacgcttatgaaaatatattatcactatGTATAATTGACATGATATTTCTATTATGTAAATGGAAATTTTATAGGGaatcttgtttttaatttttaatcacttTGATCCAGGGAttgaatattctatatttaggAAACACTAACAAAAATGCAACGTACTGGTCATCTGTTATggtcaaaaactggttttgtgaaaaaatctttatatttttcttaattttttttatttatttttcgtaactACTTTAATCCTGCCCATTTCAAATAGCAAGTATCTACGTTTGTCTTTTGTCTATGAAACATTGGATAGataaaactacaaatattatatgtataataaaaattataattttacgcaAATTAAGTATGTGGAGCTCTagagtatatattaaattattgaataaaataacaataaatgtgtTACGATTATTtgcgttttattaaaattcaataagacAAACCGTTGTTAAATAATTTCTCTAATACTTTTAGTAAATTCCACTAAAAACATGATGAATGcgatatagtttaaaatacatctatattgtattgaattgttcaaagacatttttaaaacatttcttaaaaaaatcaataaatgtgtttaaaataaatttatatattatcatattttcatataaaatcaaatacgtGAGTTACACGACTGACACCAACgtgttaaatcaatttttctctcaaaaatattttggtacaAATTCTGAACTTGGTGGTAcaaatgtgtaaaaattaaattaggcaGAATTAatgatatgaaaaaattaaaaatttagatactGTGGTGGCAGTGTATCTCACCTAAATTAAATGATGTAGATGTTTGGAATAAAAAGGAGTAAAATGacgtaaagaaaaattatactaatgcaATAATACTGACGTAAACAACATATACGATCGACACAAACAACTTTCGACGTATAGTGATTTTAAGGTACatcgataaaaatgtatcattaagAGGTATATCATATAGCTTCTATTTAATTATGTGTTTTAGATAATCGGCTATCGCAGGTTAACCGGCTGCGCTGAACTATGagcgattataatattacttcgaAGCGTGACTTAAAATCAagcaaaaatataacataattttaacggGATATCTACGCATTATTTACAGTAATGCACATAGTCTTATTGCCTTATTGGTGATGgcgaatactatatatatatatatgacatatatGTGCTAAAGTAGACTTAATATAATACGGAATACACGGGACTGGGACAGTGTAAGacgtaggtactaggtagatattagtataacatcaatattcaatatacgcATCAAACACAAAAACAACAAGTGTATAATTACAATGGTGGGAtaacttcataatattaaaattttattatttgcgtAATTTAGCCGATTAAAACGGATAATTCACCgatgtatgtacattataatgtatattgtacgaGTACATACGTGTGAGTGCATAATCGATTCACCAGAATTAATTGTACCTACTTGTTCCAcctgtaggtagtaggtacacgagaactataccataatatattcaacTCTATGCATATGATACCTGTTGTACAATAACGACCTGTTATACGCTGGGCCGCCTTTTCATTAGCGAGGTGCAGTTGTCGTTATTGACCGAGatcatattttgaactttttttaaaatgtttctttttatttattatgggaATTATTCATCTgtagctaatattattatgaatgattaattgtattatgacattactatatatattctatttgtATTCCTTGATCCTTATACACTAAATCACGGAGTAGTGTGACCAGCCTGGACATCCCAAGAgagtatataattactataattcaCTACTTATTTGtactattaattgtatacatagatAGTATATGATTGATATTTTTCATGGATCTCAACAATAAAAACACgacaatcttaaaaataaatatactgaaaatgaaataaaaatgaattaacattatttacttccagtttttatcaaacaattcatttattaataaataaggaaATACATACTTATACACGTCATTTGTTTTCCTCTGGGGTAGTTCAAAAATCTAACCGGTGTAGCATTACACTTTAATATATAAGTGTTCAAACAAGTGGTACTGCTGGAGGGGTGAGTGGGTTTAATCGTCTCCCATCGTATTGAGTTGAGTTAAAATtacgtttatacatttttttaaataaattatctaccaAACTCCACCTACAGCACTACACCTATTCTCTTTACCCCGTCAACTAATACTTTAAGTGACTAAGATCCgttgtatatatagtaataacatatatacttataataattctataaaatgggTATTATACAGACGGCCGTGGtctcaccaccaccaccgccgccgccaacGGTGTGT includes:
- the LOC132931734 gene encoding uncharacterized protein LOC132931734 — its product is MTDGKSKRAAPLEDPQLNTNFTYNLDSCVVQASRDDRDTTPSGQGVVERVWITSRPPRMGHGVEPTVSARRAYVMLTHVQGQMIDTGEMVCKKVCTMGGGKDDAVNTAAAANPNKQASQCPRGQPCD